A portion of the Triticum urartu cultivar G1812 unplaced genomic scaffold, Tu2.1 TuUngrouped_contig_6995, whole genome shotgun sequence genome contains these proteins:
- the LOC125531379 gene encoding uncharacterized protein LOC125531379 isoform X1: MATAWDVASVGWSMVVLGWLVSPVITLILPKILSCLGFDAAQKLQELEISIMPELQNRLHAVDQERMMQSGKKPNSDVAALDKMAAMLRHAREDAEDIFDDAQERIVSSYILDGVVQTFKRSCLGIACFIQSGSAQLMQWPRSSLCRFLQRASGEAVTIGVAASNEPGHVTIDVAAPSGESVPVTTSAAASHEPTVPSSDSLGRWLSSFSSSIDLVKYCCTSSFNWLRFYRDWSYEVVGVTSYEENATALDVVLTAISRWNLKKRIEKIESTISEVTKSPLLATANKSATDDIANKYRSIIRIPGKRKVFGREGLRDHIMVKVLDPKRGFFLEGHRNSRFPRAPLSQEWTRKRGRRGGGEGEREEFGLHYED; this comes from the exons ATGGCCACTGCTTGGGACGTTGCCTCTGTTGGTTGGTCCATGGTCGTGTTGGGCTGGTTGGTGTCGCCTGTCATCACCTTGATCCTGCCCAAGATCCTTTCCTGCCTGGGCTTCGATGCGGCACAGAAGCTCCAGGAGCTAGAGATCAGCATCATGCCAGAGCTGCAGAACAGACTGCATGCCGTAGAtcaggagaggatgatgcagagTGGAAAGAAACCAAACTCCGATGTGGCCGCACTGGACAAGATGGCCGCCATGCTGAGGCACGCTCGGGAGGATGCAGAAGACATCTTCGATGATGCTCAAGAGAGGATTGTTAGCAGCTACATCCTCGACGGTGTCGTGCAGACCTTCAAAAGGAGCTGTCTGGGGATTGCATGCTTCATCCAGAGTGGATCGGCTCAGCTAATGCAATGGCCACGGAGCTCTTTGTGTCGTTTCCTCCAACGCGCTTCCGGTGAAGCCGTGACTATCGGTGTTGCCGCCTCAAATGAGCCCGGTCATGTGACTATAGATGTTGCGGCGCCCTCCGGCGAGTCTGTTCCGGTGACTACCAGTGCTGCAGCCTCACACGAACCAACAGTTCCATCCTCCGATTCCTTGGGGCGGTGGCTCTCTTCCTTTTCCAGCTCCATCGACTTGGTCAAGTACTGTTGTACATCCAGCTTCAACTGGTTACGCTTTTACCGAGATTGGTCCTATGAGGTAGTTGGTGTCACAAGTTACGAG GAGAATGCCACTGCATTGGATGTTGTCCTTACTGCTATCTCAAGATGGAACTTGAAGAAAAGAATAGAGAAAATAGAAAGCACCATCAGTGAAGTGACGAAGTCTCCGCTCTTGGCCACGGCAAACAAGAGTGCAACAGATGATATTGCCAACAAGTATAGGAGCATAATTAGAATTCCTGGCAAGCGGAAGGTATTTGGTCGAGAGGGGCTGCGTGATCATATCATGGTCAAGGTTTTGGATCCCAAGCGAGGCTTTTTTCTCGAGGGGCACCGAAATTCACGGTTCCCACG AGCCCCACTGTCGCAAGAATGGACAAGGAAAAGGggaaggagaggaggaggagaaggagaaagagAGGAATTTGGTCTCCATTATGAAGACTAA
- the LOC125531379 gene encoding uncharacterized protein LOC125531379 isoform X2, with protein sequence MATAWDVASVGWSMVVLGWLVSPVITLILPKILSCLGFDAAQKLQELEISIMPELQNRLHAVDQERMMQSGKKPNSDVAALDKMAAMLRHAREDAEDIFDDAQERIVSSYILDGVVQTFKRSCLGIACFIQSGSAQLMQWPRSSLCRFLQRASGEAVTIGVAASNEPGHVTIDVAAPSGESVPVTTSAAASHEPTVPSSDSLGRWLSSFSSSIDLVKYCCTSSFNWLRFYRDWSYEVVGVTSYEENATALDVVLTAISRWNLKKRIEKIESTISEVTKSPLLATANKSATDDIANKYRSIIRIPGKRKSPTVARMDKEKGKERRRRRRKRGIWSPL encoded by the exons ATGGCCACTGCTTGGGACGTTGCCTCTGTTGGTTGGTCCATGGTCGTGTTGGGCTGGTTGGTGTCGCCTGTCATCACCTTGATCCTGCCCAAGATCCTTTCCTGCCTGGGCTTCGATGCGGCACAGAAGCTCCAGGAGCTAGAGATCAGCATCATGCCAGAGCTGCAGAACAGACTGCATGCCGTAGAtcaggagaggatgatgcagagTGGAAAGAAACCAAACTCCGATGTGGCCGCACTGGACAAGATGGCCGCCATGCTGAGGCACGCTCGGGAGGATGCAGAAGACATCTTCGATGATGCTCAAGAGAGGATTGTTAGCAGCTACATCCTCGACGGTGTCGTGCAGACCTTCAAAAGGAGCTGTCTGGGGATTGCATGCTTCATCCAGAGTGGATCGGCTCAGCTAATGCAATGGCCACGGAGCTCTTTGTGTCGTTTCCTCCAACGCGCTTCCGGTGAAGCCGTGACTATCGGTGTTGCCGCCTCAAATGAGCCCGGTCATGTGACTATAGATGTTGCGGCGCCCTCCGGCGAGTCTGTTCCGGTGACTACCAGTGCTGCAGCCTCACACGAACCAACAGTTCCATCCTCCGATTCCTTGGGGCGGTGGCTCTCTTCCTTTTCCAGCTCCATCGACTTGGTCAAGTACTGTTGTACATCCAGCTTCAACTGGTTACGCTTTTACCGAGATTGGTCCTATGAGGTAGTTGGTGTCACAAGTTACGAG GAGAATGCCACTGCATTGGATGTTGTCCTTACTGCTATCTCAAGATGGAACTTGAAGAAAAGAATAGAGAAAATAGAAAGCACCATCAGTGAAGTGACGAAGTCTCCGCTCTTGGCCACGGCAAACAAGAGTGCAACAGATGATATTGCCAACAAGTATAGGAGCATAATTAGAATTCCTGGCAAGCGGAAG AGCCCCACTGTCGCAAGAATGGACAAGGAAAAGGggaaggagaggaggaggagaaggagaaagagAGGAATTTGGTCTCCATTATGA